In Bacteroidales bacterium, the sequence ACTCAATATTATAGCCGGTTTTCTAAGTCCGGAAGAAGGTAGTATTTCGTATCCTTCAGATTACAAAATCGGCTTTCTACAACAAAGTATGCAAACTCTTAAAAACGATACTTTGATTAATGAAGCAAAGCTTGCCATTCCGGAAATTATTAATTTGAATAAAGAATTCGATGATATAAATATTAGAATTACTGAAATTTACGATTATAATTCCGAAAAATACTTTAATTATATAAATCGGTTGGAGGAAATTTCACACCGATTGGAAATGCTTGATGCTGCCCGATATGATGAATTGGTTGAAAGAACTTTGCTCGGATTAGGCTTTTTTCGAACCGATTTTAATCGCAATATCAATGAATTCAGCGGCGGCTGGAAAATGAGGGTTGAGCTTGCAAAGATTCTTATATCGGAGCCGGAAATTCTTCTTCTTGATGAGCCTACAAATCATCTTGATATTGAAAGTATTAGATGGCTTGAAAGTTATTTGATGCAATATAGCGGAATTGTACTAACCGTTTCGCACGATAGACTTTTTCTTGATAATACAAGTACGCGAACAATCGAAGTAACTTCCCAAAAAGTTTTTGATTTCAACGGATCATATTCTAAATTTTCCGAATGGCGTGATGAAATGATTGAAAGCCAGATGGCCGCAATATCAAATCAGGCTAGAGAAATTGAGCATATCAAAAACTTTATCGAAAGGTTTAGATATAAATCTTCCAAAGCAAAACAAGTGCAATCTAAAATTAAACTTCTTGATAAGATTGATAATGTTGAGATTGAGTATAAAGATACTACTTCTATAACTTTTTCATTTCCGAAGGCTCCGCCAAGCGGAAGAGTGGTTGTTGAAGCAAATTCACTTTCTAAGTCTTACGGAGATTTGACTGTTTTTAGGGATCTCGAATTTGCAATTTTAAAAGGAGAATCGGTAGCATTTATAGGCAAGAACGGTGAAGGAAAATCTACCTTGGCGAAAATAATTACCGGTAATGAAACTTTCGAAGGAAACATGACTATCGGTCATAATGTAAACATCGGTTATTTTGCACAAAATCAAGCTGAGCTCTTGGATCCGAGTAAAACGGTTTATCAAACAATGGATGATATTGCCGTAGGAGATGTTAGGAAGCAGATTAGATCAATATTGGGCGGATTTTTATTTAAGGGTGAAGATATTGATAAAAAGGTTTCGGTACTTTCAGGTGGAGAAAAGACAAGGTTGGCAATTGCCTGTATGTTGCTGAATCCTTTCAATCTTTTGATTATGGATGAGCCGACGAACCATCTTGATATGCTTTCTAAGGATATTCTTAAACATGCTTTGTTGCATTACGGCGGTACAATGATTATAGTTTCTCACGATAGGGATTTTTTATCGGGATTAACAGATAAGGTTTTTGATTTTCACAATCATACTATTAAACAATATACAGGCGGTATTGAAGAATATCTTCAAAGAAACAAAATAACTTCTTTGGATGATTTATCATTACGAAGATCAACTTCATCCGCAAGCAAAAAAGGCAATAAGATTTCCGGAAACAAAATATCTTATGAGGAACGCAAGGAAATTGAGCGTCAAAAGAAGAAAGTAGAAAGACAGATCGCTGTTTATGAAGAAAAAATGGTGAAATTAGAAGAAGAGTTAAAACTTCTTGAAATTGAAATGAATAATGGTACTTCCGATGAGTCTGTCTTTAAGAAATACGGAGATATAAAAAAGGAACTTGATGAGGTAATTTCTTTATGGGAAGAAATTTACATGAAAATAAATAATCAATAAGTTTCGAATGATATATATTTAAGAAGAATATATTTTGATGTTTTTGGAATAAGCTTATTTTAGTCATGAAATTACAATTTGTAAATTCATAGAATTTTTATCCTTAAATTATATTCTTAATTCTAAATAAACTTTTAACGAAATAACATAACATTCATTAAGTTCAAATTTCGAATATAAACTTTTAGCTTTCCCTTACAAACAGTTCATTGCAGTAATCCTCAATTACTTTTTTACTTTGCGTATCTAATTCTGCGGAGTCTAAACATTCCTGGGCGCGTTTTTTATTGCAACTGATTGCTTCGATAGCAATTTCTTTAACATTAAGGATATTGAATATATCAACAACAGTTTTAACCTTCTTTGCAGGATCTATATTTGTATCTTCATAGATTGTGCGAAGATGAAGCTTCATTTCATCATCAGCAACCTCCATAGCCTTAAGATATAAATATGATTTTTTACAACAGATAATATCTCCTCCGGTTTTTTTCCCAAACACATTGCTGTCGCCGTAAACGTCGAGATAGTCATCCATAATTTGAAACGCCAAACCGACAAATTCACCGTATTTATATAGAGCTTCTTGTGTTTTCAAAGGTTTTCCGGCAATCATTGCACCGATTTTCAAAGCGGAAGCAAACATTACTGCGGTTTTTAATCTTATCATTTCAATATATTCATAAATTGATATATTCGGCATTGTTTCAAAATCCATATCAAACTGTTGTCCTTCACAGACTTCAATAGAAGTTTTGCAAAATTGTTCCAAAATAGGTTTTATAAGCTCATCGCGAGTCATTGTAACAAATTTAATAGCGAGAGCAAATAAAGTATCGCCGGATAGAATAGCAATATTATTATTCCATTTATTGCAAACAGTGGGTTTGCCTCTTCTCACCGACGCATTATCCATTATATCGTCGTGAACAAGTGTGAAATTATGAAATATTTCCAATCCGATTGCCGGATAAATCGCGTCAATAATATTTCCGCCGCAGGCTTCGCAGGAAAGCAAAAGCATTATCGGTCTAATTCTTTTCCCGCCTTGCTGCAAAGCATATTTCACAGGTTCGTATAGATTTGATGATTGCAGTTGTATTGCAACATCGGATGACTTGTCGTACAATTTATCAAGTTCCTTATTAAAGATGTCGAAAATTTGATTATGGCTTAACATTTTGATATTGGTTTTGATGTGCAAAGATAGCTTTTTTTAATGGAGAATTTTGGGGTTTGGTGAGGATAATTATTTGATGGACTTAAAAAGTAAATATTTCCAATAGTTCATTAAAACTCTTCACTTCAAATGTTGCTTTAACTCTCTCGTCGGTAGATTCTGAATTTTTCGGATTGAACCAAACGCTGTCTATATCAGCGTTATTCGTGCCGATAATATCTGTTTCGAATTCATCACCGATATATATCGCCTCATGTTTAGGAGTATTAGTTATTTTTAAAGCGTATTCAAAAATGCGGGCATCCGGTTTTTTGTAACCGACTGCTTCGGATGTTATGATTTGATCGAAGTAATGAATTAATCCGCAGTTTTTGAGTTTGTTGATTTGTACGTCGATGAACCCGTTAGATATAATATGAAGTTTAAAATACTTTCTAAGTTGATCTAAACTTTCTTTTACATTCGGGAAAATGTTTGTTTTCTGTGACAGAATATCTAAATAATCATTGCCGATTGATTTAATATCATTTTCATTTATAATAATTCCGAGCTCTTCAAATGTATTTATAAATCTATTGATTTTAACTTCCTCGGAGGAGATTAAATTTTTTTTGTATAAATCCCAGGCTTTATGATTGTGGATCTGATAAACCGATAAAAATTCTTCAAGATTACAATATTGGTCTAATTTATATAATTTATAAATGTCGGATAAAGCCGTAAAATAATTTTTATCGAAATCCCAGAGAGTGTTGTCTAAATCGAAAAATAAAGTAGTATATTTCATTTTTTGTTTGAATTATATAATCTGCCTTGATAAGTGTTGTAAGTTACTAATTTATTTTCAAAACGGCGTAATACTTCATCGTAACGGATATCCCATTTGGGCGGGAGAAGTAAAAATCTCGGAGGAACTTCACTGGCAATACGTTCTATAACTGTTTCCGGATTTAGATGCTCAATAAATTTTACAATCAAATCTAAATATTCATCCAATTCGTAAAAATAATAATTATCCGGATTCTTTAAATAATCAACAGCCATCAATGTTTCTTTCATTATTTGTAATTGATGAAATTTGATTGTTTCTATCGGAAGTTCGGAAATGATTGAAGCCTGATTTAAAATCATTTCCATACTTTCTTCCGGTAAGCCGAAAATAAGATGCCCGCCTATATGTATGTTTTCTCGTTCCGAAGTTGCATTTATAGCATCAACAGTAGTTTTAAAGTTATGTCCGCGGTTAATCCTTTCCAAAGTCGAATCATAAGTTGATTCAATTCCGAACTCCAACTTTACATAATATTTCTTAGCAATAGATTCTATAAGGTCGAGTTTTTCTTTATCAATACAATCAGGACGTGTACCAATTACAATTCCGATAGTATTTGGAAAATCAAGGGCTTCTTTGAAAAGTTTTTCAAGAGCGTCAATATTCGCATGTGTGTTTGAAAATGTTTGAAAATATGCGAGATACTTAGTTGCCCTGCGATACCTTGTGAGGTGAAAAATTTGTCCTTCCGTCATTTGTTCCGTAACAGTTTTTTTTGTATCGCAGTATGACGGATTGAATGCAAGGGCATTACAAAAAGTACATCCGCCGATACCGCAGGTTCCGTCGCGGTTCGGACAAGTAAATCCGGCGTTTATAGAAAGTTTTTGAACTCTTTCTCCAAAAACGGATTTGAAATAATCGGGGTATGAGTTATATCTCTTCAACATAAATTAAAAAAAGGCTGCTCCCTAAAGAAGCAGCCCACAAAAACTAACACATTATGAAATAAAAAAGAATTATCTTGCTACTCTTTCGAGCCATTTTACCATACTAAGCATTACAATCATTGAGAGTCCGCAAGCTACTACAAATACAAGCCAGCAAGCCCACAAAGGTACACTTGTGTATAGAATGCCGCCAATGAATAATAAAGCATTACCTACTGCAGTTGCAGCTAACCAGCAACCTTGCATTAAACCTTGAAGGTGCGGAGGAGCAACTTTTGATACGAATGATAATCCGAGCGGCGAAATAAATAACTCTGCAACTGTAAGTATGAAATACAAACCGACCATAACCCAAGGAGTTACTTTCATTGCTTGTAATTCGGCTGATGTCATTCCTGCTAAAGCGTCTTTTGCCGGTAAAGCAAGGGAAACTAACATGATAAATAAATACGCAACAGCTGCAATACCCATACCGATAGCAATTTTCATTGGTGTTGAAGGTTCTTTGCCTTTTTTCTTTAAGGTTCCGAACAACCACATGATTACAGGTGTGAGTAGTACTACAAAGAACGGATTCACTGATTGGAAAATCTCAGCTCCCTTGATACTTGTAAATCCTAAATTTATATTTATTGCATCCAAGTTTACATAATCTCTTGCGAAATATGTTAAGGAATAA encodes:
- a CDS encoding ATP-binding cassette domain-containing protein, with protein sequence MLAINNLSHHYTGEDLFSGISLHFHKGERVGVVGKNGCGKTTLLNIIAGFLSPEEGSISYPSDYKIGFLQQSMQTLKNDTLINEAKLAIPEIINLNKEFDDINIRITEIYDYNSEKYFNYINRLEEISHRLEMLDAARYDELVERTLLGLGFFRTDFNRNINEFSGGWKMRVELAKILISEPEILLLDEPTNHLDIESIRWLESYLMQYSGIVLTVSHDRLFLDNTSTRTIEVTSQKVFDFNGSYSKFSEWRDEMIESQMAAISNQAREIEHIKNFIERFRYKSSKAKQVQSKIKLLDKIDNVEIEYKDTTSITFSFPKAPPSGRVVVEANSLSKSYGDLTVFRDLEFAILKGESVAFIGKNGEGKSTLAKIITGNETFEGNMTIGHNVNIGYFAQNQAELLDPSKTVYQTMDDIAVGDVRKQIRSILGGFLFKGEDIDKKVSVLSGGEKTRLAIACMLLNPFNLLIMDEPTNHLDMLSKDILKHALLHYGGTMIIVSHDRDFLSGLTDKVFDFHNHTIKQYTGGIEEYLQRNKITSLDDLSLRRSTSSASKKGNKISGNKISYEERKEIERQKKKVERQIAVYEEKMVKLEEELKLLEIEMNNGTSDESVFKKYGDIKKELDEVISLWEEIYMKINNQ
- a CDS encoding YjjG family noncanonical pyrimidine nucleotidase; amino-acid sequence: MKYTTLFFDLDNTLWDFDKNYFTALSDIYKLYKLDQYCNLEEFLSVYQIHNHKAWDLYKKNLISSEEVKINRFINTFEELGIIINENDIKSIGNDYLDILSQKTNIFPNVKESLDQLRKYFKLHIISNGFIDVQINKLKNCGLIHYFDQIITSEAVGYKKPDARIFEYALKITNTPKHEAIYIGDEFETDIIGTNNADIDSVWFNPKNSESTDERVKATFEVKSFNELLEIFTF
- a CDS encoding polyprenyl synthetase family protein; translation: MLSHNQIFDIFNKELDKLYDKSSDVAIQLQSSNLYEPVKYALQQGGKRIRPIMLLLSCEACGGNIIDAIYPAIGLEIFHNFTLVHDDIMDNASVRRGKPTVCNKWNNNIAILSGDTLFALAIKFVTMTRDELIKPILEQFCKTSIEVCEGQQFDMDFETMPNISIYEYIEMIRLKTAVMFASALKIGAMIAGKPLKTQEALYKYGEFVGLAFQIMDDYLDVYGDSNVFGKKTGGDIICCKKSYLYLKAMEVADDEMKLHLRTIYEDTNIDPAKKVKTVVDIFNILNVKEIAIEAISCNKKRAQECLDSAELDTQSKKVIEDYCNELFVRES
- a CDS encoding TIGR01212 family radical SAM protein (This family includes YhcC from E. coli K-12, an uncharacterized radical SAM protein.), producing MLKRYNSYPDYFKSVFGERVQKLSINAGFTCPNRDGTCGIGGCTFCNALAFNPSYCDTKKTVTEQMTEGQIFHLTRYRRATKYLAYFQTFSNTHANIDALEKLFKEALDFPNTIGIVIGTRPDCIDKEKLDLIESIAKKYYVKLEFGIESTYDSTLERINRGHNFKTTVDAINATSERENIHIGGHLIFGLPEESMEMILNQASIISELPIETIKFHQLQIMKETLMAVDYLKNPDNYYFYELDEYLDLIVKFIEHLNPETVIERIASEVPPRFLLLPPKWDIRYDEVLRRFENKLVTYNTYQGRLYNSNKK